In the Scyliorhinus torazame isolate Kashiwa2021f chromosome 22, sScyTor2.1, whole genome shotgun sequence genome, one interval contains:
- the LOC140399467 gene encoding caveolin-2-like, with protein MNNGDYTMVDLEGQAPDPEASRELGPEATVTPEQEDRDPRRMNQHLKVDFPEVIAEPSTTHSFDKVWAWSNVSFEVCKLWSYRILSLLCAIPASIFTGVLFSFLTCLHIWCLVPCLRMCLLCRPPCQRVCHSLTDIIVSPLCSSMGRCFRRIHLNVARY; from the exons ATGAACAACGGGGATTACACAATGGTGGATCTGGAGGGACAGGCTCCTGATCCTGAAGCAAGCAGAGAATTGGGACCGGAAGCCACCGTGACCCCTGAACAGGAGGACAGAGACCCCAGGCGGATGAACCAACATCTCAAG GTGGATTTCCCGGAGGTTATCGCTGAACCTTCCACCACTCACAGCTTCGACAAGGTTTGGGCCTGGAGTAACGTCTCCTTTGAGGTGTGTAAGCTGTGGAGTTACCGGATCCTCTCCCTGCTCTGTGCCATCCCCGCCTCAATCTTCACCGGCGTCCTCTTCTCCTTCCTCACTTGTCTACACATATG GTGCCTGGTACCCTGTCTGAGGATGTGTCTCCTGTGTCGGCCTCCCTGCCAGAGGGTTTGCCACAGCCTGACGGACATCATAGTCTCCCCACTCTGCTCCAGCATGGGCCGCTGCTTCCGGAGAATTCACCTGAACGTGGCCAGATACTAG